One Streptococcus gallolyticus subsp. gallolyticus DSM 16831 DNA window includes the following coding sequences:
- a CDS encoding DivIVA domain-containing protein — protein MALTALDIKDKTFKLKFRGYDEEEVNEFLDIVVDDYEDLVRRNHEQENRIKDLEDKLAYFDEMKESLSQSVILAQETAEKVKTSANDEAANLVSKANYDAQHLIDEAKSKANQILRDATDEAKRVAVETEDLKRQTRVFHQRLVAAIEGQLGLTNSPEWTELLQPTAVYLQNSDAAFREVVEKVLEEEVPETDDELSMDATRQFTPEEMEELQRRVEAGNKHLEETQKIAIVDDNEADSEINLNETQTFKLNIEE, from the coding sequence ATGGCACTTACAGCACTTGATATTAAAGATAAAACATTTAAATTAAAATTTCGTGGTTACGACGAAGAAGAAGTTAATGAATTTCTTGATATTGTTGTAGATGATTATGAAGACTTGGTTCGTCGTAATCATGAACAAGAAAACAGAATCAAAGATTTAGAAGATAAATTAGCTTACTTCGATGAAATGAAAGAATCATTGAGTCAATCTGTTATCCTTGCACAAGAAACAGCTGAAAAAGTTAAAACATCTGCTAACGATGAAGCTGCTAACCTTGTTAGCAAAGCTAACTATGATGCACAACATCTTATTGATGAGGCTAAATCAAAAGCTAATCAAATTTTACGCGATGCAACTGACGAAGCTAAACGTGTTGCTGTGGAAACAGAAGATTTGAAACGTCAAACACGTGTATTCCACCAACGTTTGGTAGCAGCTATCGAAGGGCAACTTGGTTTAACAAATTCACCAGAATGGACAGAATTGTTGCAACCAACAGCAGTTTACCTTCAAAACTCAGATGCTGCTTTCCGTGAAGTTGTTGAAAAAGTTTTGGAAGAAGAAGTTCCAGAAACAGATGACGAATTGTCAATGGATGCAACACGTCAATTTACACCAGAAGAAATGGAAGAATTGCAACGTCGTGTTGAAGCAGGGAACAAACACCTTGAAGAAACACAAAAAATTGCTATTGTAGATGACAACGAAGCAGATTCTGAAATCAATCTTAACGAAACACAAACATTTAAATTAAATATCGAAGAATAA
- a CDS encoding amino acid ABC transporter permease, translated as MDFSFLPKYWAYFNYGVLVTIMISACVVFFGTIIGILVALVKRTNIKILNWIASFYVWVFRGTPMVVQIMIAFAWMHFNNAPIVGFGVLDLDFSRLLPGIIIISLNSGAYISEIVRAGIEAVPKGQLEAAYSLGIRPVNAMRYVILPQALKNILPALGNEFITIIKDSSLLQTIGVMELWNGAQSVVTATYLPITPLLFAAFYYLMVTTVMSFLVKRLEKSMGNGGSN; from the coding sequence ATGGATTTTTCATTTTTGCCAAAATATTGGGCTTATTTTAACTATGGTGTCCTTGTAACCATTATGATTTCAGCGTGTGTTGTTTTCTTTGGGACGATCATTGGTATCTTGGTTGCTTTAGTTAAACGTACAAATATAAAAATTTTAAATTGGATTGCTAGTTTTTACGTTTGGGTCTTTCGTGGGACTCCAATGGTCGTTCAAATCATGATTGCCTTTGCTTGGATGCACTTTAATAATGCGCCAATCGTTGGCTTTGGTGTTCTTGATCTTGATTTTTCACGTTTGCTTCCAGGTATCATTATTATTTCGTTAAATAGCGGAGCTTATATTTCTGAAATCGTCCGTGCTGGTATCGAAGCAGTGCCAAAAGGACAGCTTGAAGCGGCGTATTCGCTTGGTATTCGCCCAGTCAATGCAATGCGTTATGTCATTTTGCCGCAAGCCCTTAAAAATATCTTACCAGCACTTGGTAATGAATTTATTACCATTATCAAAGATAGTTCACTTCTTCAAACTATCGGTGTTATGGAATTGTGGAATGGTGCCCAATCGGTTGTAACAGCAACATATTTACCAATCACACCGTTGTTATTTGCTGCATTCTACTACCTCATGGTGACAACTGTGATGTCATTCTTAGTGAAACGACTTGAAAAAAGCATGGGAAACGGAGGTAGCAACTAA
- a CDS encoding helix-turn-helix transcriptional regulator, which yields MFAKKQIGVARQTVNLIENNKYNPSLDLCIKLAEALQTDLNTLFWENRHL from the coding sequence ATTTTTGCTAAAAAACAAATAGGTGTTGCCCGCCAAACGGTTAACCTCATCGAAAACAATAAATATAATCCGTCGCTTGACCTTTGTATCAAACTAGCGGAGGCACTGCAAACTGATTTAAACACACTTTTTTGGGAGAATAGACATCTATAA
- the ileS gene encoding isoleucine--tRNA ligase codes for MKLKDTLNLGKTAFPMRAGLPNKEPNWQKEWEEADIYAKRQQLNEGKPSFNLHDGPPYANGNIHVGHAMNKISKDIIVRSKSMSGFRAPYIPGWDTHGLPIEQVLAKKGVKRKEIPLTEYLEMCREYALSQVDKQREDFKRLGVSADWENPYITLIPEYEAAQIRVFGAMADKGYIYRGAKPVYWSWSSESALAEAEIEYHDIDSTSLYYANKVKDGKGVLDTDTYIVVWTTTPFTVTASRGLTVGPDMDYVVVKLANDDRKFVVAEGLLDSLAEKFGWESFEVLAKHKGTELEYIVTEHPWDTEVDELVILGDHVTLDSGTGVVHTAPGFGEDDYNVGVKYGLEVFVTVDERGIMMENAGPDFQGQFYDKVVPTVTEKLGDLLLASEVITHSYPFDWRTKKPIIWRAVPQWFASVSKFRQDILDEIDRTTFYPEWGRTRLYNMIRDRGDWVISRQRAWGVPLPIFYAEDGTAIMTKEVTDHVADLFAEHGSIVWWQREAKDLLPEGFTHPGSPNGEFTKETDIMDVWFDSGSSWNGVMNAREGLEYPADLYLEGSDQYRGWFNSSLITSVAVNGHAPYKAVLSQGFVLDGKGEKMSKSLGNTILPSDVEKQFGAEILRLWVTSVDSSNDVRISMDILKQTSETYRKIRNTLRFLIANTADFNPNTDAVAYENLRAVDKYMTVKFNQLVATIRKAYEAYDFMAIYKAVVNFITVDLSAFYLDFAKDVVYIEAADNLARRQMQTVFYDILVKITKLLTPILPHTAEEIWSYLEFEPEEFVQLSELPDAEVFAGQENILEEWDAFMTLRNQAQKALEEARNAKIIGKSLEAHLTIYASEEVKTLLTALDSDVAQLLIVSQLTVTDEAAPADAVVFDDVAFTVAHADGQVCDRCRRVDPTAKERSYGVTICDHCAEIVEANFPEAVAEGFEVKAK; via the coding sequence ATGAAACTAAAAGATACGCTTAATCTTGGGAAAACTGCGTTCCCAATGCGTGCTGGACTTCCAAACAAAGAGCCAAATTGGCAAAAAGAATGGGAAGAAGCAGATATCTATGCTAAACGTCAACAATTAAATGAAGGCAAACCTTCTTTCAATCTCCACGATGGACCTCCGTACGCTAACGGAAATATTCACGTTGGTCACGCCATGAATAAAATTTCAAAAGACATTATTGTTCGTTCAAAATCAATGTCTGGTTTCCGTGCTCCTTATATTCCTGGTTGGGACACACACGGACTTCCAATTGAACAAGTGTTGGCTAAAAAAGGTGTGAAACGCAAAGAAATTCCTTTGACTGAATACCTTGAAATGTGTCGTGAATACGCACTTAGCCAAGTTGATAAACAACGTGAAGATTTCAAACGTCTTGGGGTATCTGCTGATTGGGAAAATCCATATATCACATTAATTCCTGAATACGAAGCTGCTCAAATTCGTGTCTTTGGTGCAATGGCTGATAAAGGTTACATCTACCGTGGTGCAAAACCTGTTTACTGGTCATGGTCATCTGAATCAGCACTTGCTGAAGCTGAAATCGAATACCATGATATCGATTCAACATCACTTTACTATGCTAACAAAGTTAAAGATGGTAAAGGTGTGCTTGATACTGATACTTATATCGTTGTTTGGACAACAACACCATTTACAGTAACTGCTTCACGTGGTTTGACTGTTGGTCCTGATATGGATTACGTTGTTGTGAAACTAGCTAATGATGACCGAAAATTCGTTGTTGCAGAAGGACTTTTGGATAGCTTAGCTGAAAAATTTGGTTGGGAATCATTTGAAGTTCTCGCTAAACATAAAGGTACTGAACTCGAATACATCGTTACAGAACACCCATGGGATACAGAAGTAGATGAACTTGTTATCTTGGGTGACCACGTTACACTTGATTCAGGTACAGGTGTTGTCCATACTGCCCCTGGTTTTGGTGAAGATGACTACAACGTTGGTGTTAAATACGGATTGGAAGTTTTTGTTACTGTTGACGAACGTGGTATCATGATGGAAAATGCTGGTCCAGATTTCCAAGGTCAATTCTACGATAAAGTTGTTCCAACTGTTACTGAAAAACTTGGTGACCTTTTGCTTGCTAGCGAAGTCATCACTCACTCATACCCATTTGACTGGCGTACTAAGAAACCAATCATCTGGCGTGCTGTACCACAATGGTTTGCATCAGTTTCTAAATTCCGTCAAGACATTCTTGATGAAATTGACCGCACAACATTCTATCCAGAATGGGGTCGTACACGTCTTTACAACATGATTCGTGACCGTGGTGACTGGGTTATCTCACGTCAACGTGCATGGGGTGTGCCACTTCCAATCTTCTATGCTGAAGATGGTACAGCTATCATGACGAAAGAAGTGACTGACCACGTTGCTGATTTGTTTGCTGAACATGGTTCAATCGTTTGGTGGCAACGTGAAGCTAAAGACCTTCTTCCAGAAGGATTCACTCATCCAGGTTCACCAAATGGTGAATTCACTAAAGAAACTGATATCATGGACGTATGGTTTGACTCAGGTTCTTCATGGAATGGTGTTATGAATGCCCGCGAAGGTTTGGAATATCCAGCTGACCTTTATCTTGAAGGTTCTGACCAATACCGTGGTTGGTTCAACTCATCATTAATCACTTCAGTTGCCGTTAACGGACATGCTCCTTACAAAGCTGTGCTTTCTCAAGGTTTCGTCCTTGATGGTAAAGGTGAAAAAATGTCTAAATCACTCGGAAATACAATCCTTCCAAGTGATGTTGAAAAACAATTTGGTGCTGAGATTTTACGTCTTTGGGTAACTAGCGTTGATTCTAGCAACGATGTTCGTATCTCAATGGATATTTTGAAACAAACATCAGAAACTTACCGTAAAATCCGTAACACACTTCGTTTCTTGATTGCCAATACAGCAGATTTCAATCCAAATACAGATGCAGTTGCTTACGAAAACTTGCGTGCAGTTGATAAATACATGACTGTTAAATTCAACCAATTGGTAGCAACAATCCGCAAAGCTTACGAAGCCTATGACTTCATGGCGATTTACAAAGCTGTCGTGAACTTCATCACAGTTGATTTGTCAGCATTCTATCTTGATTTTGCTAAAGATGTTGTTTACATCGAAGCAGCAGATAACCTTGCTCGCCGTCAAATGCAAACAGTTTTCTACGATATTTTGGTTAAAATCACTAAATTGTTGACACCAATTCTTCCTCACACAGCTGAAGAAATCTGGTCATACCTCGAATTCGAACCAGAAGAATTTGTTCAATTGTCTGAATTACCAGATGCTGAAGTCTTTGCAGGGCAAGAAAATATTCTTGAAGAATGGGATGCCTTCATGACACTTCGTAACCAAGCTCAAAAAGCTTTGGAAGAAGCTCGTAATGCTAAAATCATTGGTAAATCATTGGAAGCTCATTTGACAATTTATGCTAGCGAAGAAGTGAAAACTCTTCTTACAGCACTTGATAGTGACGTTGCTCAATTGTTGATTGTATCTCAATTGACTGTTACTGATGAAGCTGCGCCTGCTGACGCAGTAGTCTTTGATGATGTTGCGTTCACAGTTGCTCATGCTGACGGACAAGTTTGTGACCGTTGCCGTCGTGTTGACCCAACAGCTAAAGAACGTTCATACGGTGTTACTATTTGTGACCACTGTGCTGAAATCGTTGAAGCAAACTTCCCAGAAGCAGTAGCAGAAGGATTTGAAGTTAAAGCAAAATAA
- a CDS encoding NUDIX hydrolase gives MTNPTFGEKLTTVDYKARYGVYAVIPNADKNQIILVQAPNGSWFLPGGEIEAGEDHFSALKRELIEELGFSAELGYYYGQADEYFYSRHRDTYFYNPAYIYEVTHFEEIDAPLEDFNNLSWFPINEAIEKLKRGSHKWGVEAWKKNHH, from the coding sequence ATGACAAATCCAACTTTCGGTGAAAAACTTACAACTGTTGATTACAAAGCACGCTATGGTGTTTATGCCGTTATTCCCAACGCTGATAAAAATCAGATTATCCTAGTTCAAGCACCTAATGGTTCTTGGTTTCTTCCTGGCGGAGAAATCGAGGCAGGTGAAGACCATTTTTCAGCTTTAAAACGTGAACTCATTGAAGAATTGGGCTTTTCGGCTGAGCTAGGTTATTACTATGGACAGGCAGATGAGTATTTTTACTCTCGCCACCGTGATACATACTTTTATAATCCCGCTTATATCTACGAAGTGACACATTTTGAAGAAATTGATGCTCCTTTGGAAGACTTCAACAACCTATCTTGGTTTCCAATTAATGAAGCTATTGAAAAACTAAAACGCGGTAGCCATAAGTGGGGCGTTGAAGCTTGGAAAAAAAATCATCACTAA
- a CDS encoding DUF3278 domain-containing protein, with amino-acid sequence MKTKKTSLWLKFIKRFYGINGELDEYREQEVNRIGNKLFIGLFFFELFFSTIILLINQTIATTAFLYINLFVLIFVIPIILLVMLTNRDLQTSLEVPKNEVEQTRQKARKKGWLAGGIFALFMLVFNAFSKWQEGENPLELFTNPLGLIAIILGGVIFGAAMGSMAASQIDPEKE; translated from the coding sequence ATGAAAACGAAAAAAACATCACTTTGGCTAAAATTTATTAAACGTTTCTACGGAATTAATGGCGAATTAGACGAATATCGCGAACAAGAAGTTAACCGTATCGGCAATAAACTGTTTATTGGTCTCTTTTTCTTTGAGTTATTCTTTTCTACTATTATTTTACTCATCAACCAAACGATAGCGACCACCGCTTTTCTCTATATTAATCTCTTCGTCCTCATTTTTGTTATTCCTATTATTCTTCTTGTTATGTTGACCAATCGTGATTTGCAAACATCATTGGAAGTCCCTAAAAATGAAGTCGAACAGACACGACAGAAAGCTCGCAAAAAGGGCTGGTTAGCTGGTGGAATTTTTGCACTATTCATGCTCGTTTTTAACGCTTTTAGCAAATGGCAAGAGGGAGAAAATCCTTTGGAACTCTTCACAAATCCTCTTGGACTTATCGCAATCATCCTTGGTGGGGTAATTTTTGGTGCTGCTATGGGGTCTATGGCAGCCAGTCAGATTGACCCTGAGAAAGAATAG
- a CDS encoding amino acid ABC transporter ATP-binding protein, whose amino-acid sequence MSETLISIKGLHKYFGKNEVLKGIDLDIKSGEVVVIIGPSGSGKSTFLRTMNLLETPTKGVITFEDVDITDKKNDIFKMREKMGMVFQQFNLFPNMTVLENITLSPIKTKGVSKAEAEAKAYDLLDKVGLRDKADAYPASLSGGQQQRIAIARGLAMDPDVLLFDEPTSALDPEMVGEVLGVMQDLAKSGMTMAIVTHEMGFAREVADRVIFMDGGVIVEQGTPEEVFEQTKEARTKDFLSKVL is encoded by the coding sequence ATGTCAGAAACGCTTATTTCAATTAAAGGGCTTCATAAATATTTCGGAAAAAATGAAGTGCTAAAAGGGATTGACCTTGATATTAAATCTGGTGAAGTGGTTGTTATCATTGGACCTTCAGGGTCAGGAAAATCAACATTTCTTCGTACAATGAACTTACTTGAAACACCAACAAAAGGTGTGATTACTTTTGAAGATGTTGATATTACAGATAAGAAAAATGATATTTTCAAAATGCGTGAAAAAATGGGAATGGTTTTCCAACAGTTCAATCTTTTCCCAAATATGACGGTACTTGAAAATATCACATTATCACCAATCAAAACAAAAGGTGTCTCTAAAGCGGAAGCAGAAGCAAAAGCCTATGATTTGCTAGATAAAGTTGGGCTTCGCGACAAAGCAGATGCTTATCCAGCTAGTTTGTCAGGTGGTCAACAACAACGTATCGCGATTGCGCGTGGACTTGCTATGGATCCAGATGTCTTGCTCTTTGACGAACCAACATCAGCGCTTGACCCAGAAATGGTTGGTGAAGTGCTTGGTGTTATGCAAGATTTGGCGAAATCTGGGATGACAATGGCGATTGTTACCCATGAAATGGGATTTGCACGTGAAGTAGCTGACCGTGTTATCTTCATGGACGGAGGTGTCATTGTTGAACAAGGAACGCCAGAAGAAGTCTTTGAACAAACCAAAGAAGCTCGTACAAAAGATTTCTTGAGTAAAGTTTTATAA
- a CDS encoding DUF1797 family protein encodes MESHLVRIINRLELMTTDSSNLKRNFERDGVVVAEVSFSNDPENGPVFTLRDVEARESYSFDSIDLIAMEIYDLLY; translated from the coding sequence ATGGAATCACATTTGGTGAGAATTATCAATCGTCTTGAGTTAATGACAACTGATAGTAGTAATCTTAAACGTAATTTTGAACGTGATGGTGTCGTTGTGGCAGAAGTGTCATTCAGCAATGACCCTGAAAATGGTCCAGTTTTCACTTTGCGTGATGTTGAAGCGCGTGAGTCTTACTCATTTGATAGCATCGATTTAATCGCAATGGAAATTTACGACCTTCTTTACTAA
- a CDS encoding DUF1827 family protein encodes MRLINTTSSHSELVRNQLRNTDAKLVETYSAGNTDVIFTQAPKHYELLISNKYRAIKDSEIEAIREFFLKRKIDKSIVQLDQLKTLHTANLIEISFPTAH; translated from the coding sequence ATGAGGTTAATCAACACAACAAGTAGTCATTCTGAGCTAGTTCGTAATCAGTTGCGAAATACGGACGCCAAGCTCGTCGAGACCTACTCTGCAGGAAATACTGATGTTATTTTCACACAAGCGCCAAAACACTACGAGCTGTTGATTTCAAACAAATATCGCGCTATTAAAGATAGTGAAATTGAAGCCATTCGTGAATTTTTCCTCAAACGTAAAATCGACAAATCAATCGTTCAATTAGACCAACTAAAAACCTTGCATACAGCAAATCTAATTGAAATTTCATTCCCAACAGCTCACTAA
- the argF gene encoding ornithine carbamoyltransferase, translating into MAINDSFLKEIDFTREELVELIDLGLKFKELKKKKIPHKYLEGLNIALIFEKTSTRTRSAFTVAGQDLGMNVTYLGSSEIQLGKKESVIDTAKVLGSMFDGIEYRGFKQEDVEALAEYSGVPVWNGLTDTWHPTQMIADFMTLKEVFEKLEGLTIAYVGDGRNNMANSLLVTSAILGVNVKIIAPASLQPEAEIIEIAQKYNNGAELTITDDLAAVKGVDMLYTDVWVSMGEKVDFKERIDLLLPYQINAELLVKTENPDVIVMHCLPAFHDLNTEIGQEIYDKYGLAELEITDEIFQKYSSIIFQEAENRMHSIKAIMYNSLKAI; encoded by the coding sequence ATGGCTATTAATGATTCATTTTTGAAAGAGATTGATTTTACTAGGGAAGAACTGGTTGAATTGATTGATTTAGGATTGAAATTTAAAGAGTTGAAAAAGAAAAAAATTCCTCATAAATATTTAGAGGGGTTGAACATTGCTCTTATTTTTGAAAAGACAAGTACACGAACACGTTCAGCTTTCACGGTGGCTGGGCAAGATTTGGGCATGAACGTGACTTATCTTGGTAGTAGCGAGATTCAACTTGGTAAAAAGGAATCAGTCATTGATACGGCAAAAGTTCTTGGTTCGATGTTTGACGGAATTGAGTACCGTGGTTTCAAACAAGAAGATGTTGAAGCCTTGGCTGAGTATTCTGGTGTGCCAGTCTGGAATGGTTTGACAGATACTTGGCATCCAACACAAATGATTGCTGATTTTATGACCTTAAAAGAAGTTTTTGAAAAATTAGAAGGCTTGACGATTGCTTATGTCGGTGATGGGCGTAATAATATGGCAAATTCTTTGCTTGTGACTTCGGCAATTCTTGGTGTCAATGTTAAAATTATTGCGCCAGCTAGCTTGCAACCTGAAGCTGAAATTATTGAAATTGCTCAAAAATACAACAATGGTGCTGAGTTAACCATTACAGATGACCTTGCTGCGGTTAAAGGTGTTGATATGCTTTACACTGATGTTTGGGTATCAATGGGAGAAAAAGTTGATTTCAAAGAACGTATTGACCTCTTATTGCCTTACCAAATCAATGCAGAACTATTAGTGAAAACTGAAAATCCTGATGTGATTGTCATGCATTGCTTACCAGCTTTCCATGACCTTAATACCGAAATTGGTCAAGAAATTTATGACAAATATGGTCTTGCTGAACTTGAAATTACCGATGAGATTTTTCAAAAATACAGTTCAATAATTTTTCAAGAAGCTGAAAACCGTATGCATTCTATCAAAGCGATTATGTACAATTCACTAAAAGCAATTTAA
- a CDS encoding ATP-dependent Clp protease ATP-binding subunit, translating into MLCQNCHLNESTIHLYTNVNGQQKQIDLCQNCYQIMKTDPNNTILGGLGDAQASSTQNQSTGMNPFDDFFSNLNNFHAFGGQDFQNTPPTQSGGGNNGGNNNNYRPNGAANQQQQQKGLLEEFGINVTDIARRGDIDPVIGRDAEIIRVIEILNRRTKNNPVLIGEPGVGKTAVVEGLAQKIVDGNVPQKLQNKQVIRLDVVSLVQGTGIRGQFEERMQKLMEEIRERKDVILFIDEIHEIVGAGSAGDGNMDAGNILKPALARGELQLVGATTLNEYRIIEKDAALERRMQPVKVDEPSVEETITILRGIQKKYEDYHHVKYSDDAIEAAANLSNRYIQDRFLPDKAIDLLDEAGSKMNLTLNFVDPQEIDKRLVEAENLKTQATREEDYERAAYFRDQIAKYKEMQQQTINEDDIPVITEKTIEAIVEEKTNIPVGDLKEKEQSQLINLADDLKTHVIGQDDAVDKIAKAIRRNRVGLGTPNRPIGSFLFVGPTGVGKTELSKQLAIELFGSADSMIRFDMSEYMEKHAVAKLVGAPPGYVGYEEAGQLTEKVRRNPYSLILLDEVEKAHPDVMHMFLQVLDDGRLTDGQGRTVSFKDTIIIMTSNAGTGKTEASVGFGAAREGRTNSVLGELSNYFSPEFMNRFDGIIEFKALSKDNLLQIVNLMLEDVNKRLATNDIHLEVTDKVKEKLVDLGYDPKMGARPLRRTIQDHIEDAITDFYLENPSEKDLKAVMTSNGKIIIKSAKKVEKEETTVSAESE; encoded by the coding sequence ATGCTCTGTCAAAATTGTCATTTAAACGAATCAACAATTCATCTTTATACAAATGTCAATGGTCAGCAAAAGCAAATTGATTTGTGCCAAAACTGCTATCAAATCATGAAAACTGACCCTAACAATACTATTTTAGGTGGTTTAGGAGATGCACAAGCTTCTTCCACACAAAATCAATCTACTGGTATGAATCCTTTTGATGATTTCTTCAGTAATTTGAATAATTTCCACGCATTCGGTGGACAAGATTTCCAAAATACGCCTCCAACACAATCAGGTGGTGGAAATAACGGCGGCAATAATAACAATTATCGTCCAAACGGCGCAGCTAACCAACAGCAACAACAAAAAGGTTTGCTAGAAGAATTTGGTATCAACGTTACTGATATTGCTCGTCGCGGTGACATCGACCCTGTCATTGGACGTGATGCCGAAATCATTCGTGTGATTGAAATTCTTAACCGTCGTACAAAAAATAATCCTGTTCTTATTGGTGAACCAGGGGTTGGTAAAACAGCCGTTGTTGAAGGATTAGCTCAAAAAATCGTAGATGGTAACGTTCCACAAAAACTTCAAAATAAACAAGTTATTCGTCTTGATGTCGTTAGCCTTGTGCAAGGCACAGGTATTCGTGGTCAATTTGAAGAACGTATGCAAAAACTCATGGAAGAAATCCGTGAACGCAAGGACGTTATTCTCTTCATTGACGAAATTCACGAAATTGTCGGTGCTGGTTCTGCAGGCGACGGCAACATGGACGCTGGTAATATTTTAAAACCAGCACTTGCTCGTGGTGAACTTCAATTAGTTGGTGCTACGACACTCAATGAATACCGCATTATTGAAAAAGATGCAGCACTTGAACGCCGTATGCAACCTGTCAAAGTTGATGAACCAAGTGTGGAAGAAACGATTACGATTCTTCGTGGTATTCAAAAGAAATACGAAGATTATCATCATGTCAAATACAGCGATGATGCAATTGAGGCTGCCGCAAATCTTTCTAACCGTTACATTCAAGACCGCTTCCTCCCAGATAAAGCCATTGATTTGCTAGACGAAGCTGGCTCTAAGATGAATTTAACCCTTAACTTTGTTGACCCACAAGAAATCGACAAGCGTTTAGTGGAAGCTGAAAACCTAAAAACACAAGCTACTCGCGAAGAAGATTATGAACGCGCAGCTTATTTCCGTGACCAAATCGCTAAATACAAGGAAATGCAACAACAAACAATCAACGAAGACGATATTCCAGTCATTACTGAAAAGACTATCGAAGCTATCGTTGAAGAAAAAACTAACATCCCTGTTGGTGATTTGAAAGAGAAGGAACAATCACAATTAATCAATCTCGCTGATGATTTGAAAACACACGTCATCGGTCAAGATGATGCCGTTGACAAAATTGCTAAAGCTATTCGTCGTAACCGTGTCGGTCTCGGTACACCAAATCGTCCAATCGGTTCATTCCTCTTTGTTGGACCAACTGGTGTTGGTAAAACAGAACTTTCTAAACAATTAGCGATCGAACTTTTCGGCTCAGCTGACAGCATGATTCGTTTCGATATGTCTGAATACATGGAAAAACATGCGGTCGCTAAACTTGTCGGAGCACCTCCAGGATACGTTGGTTACGAAGAAGCTGGTCAATTGACAGAAAAAGTTCGCCGTAATCCATACTCACTCATCCTTCTTGACGAAGTTGAAAAAGCGCATCCTGATGTTATGCATATGTTCTTGCAAGTTCTTGATGACGGTCGTTTGACTGACGGTCAAGGTCGTACAGTAAGCTTCAAAGATACTATTATTATCATGACTTCTAATGCTGGTACTGGTAAAACAGAAGCTTCAGTTGGTTTCGGTGCTGCTCGTGAAGGACGTACAAATTCTGTCCTTGGTGAACTTAGCAACTACTTCAGCCCTGAATTCATGAACCGTTTCGACGGTATTATCGAATTTAAGGCTCTTAGCAAAGACAATCTTCTCCAAATTGTTAACCTTATGCTTGAGGATGTCAATAAACGTCTAGCAACTAACGATATTCACCTCGAAGTCACTGATAAGGTAAAAGAAAAATTAGTTGACCTTGGCTACGATCCTAAAATGGGAGCTCGTCCATTACGTCGTACTATCCAAGACCACATTGAAGATGCCATTACAGACTTCTATCTTGAAAATCCAAGCGAAAAAGATTTGAAAGCTGTTATGACAAGCAATGGTAAAATTATCATCAAATCTGCTAAAAAAGTTGAAAAAGAAGAAACAACCGTTTCAGCAGAATCAGAATAA
- a CDS encoding FeoA family protein, which translates to MILQNAKVDIPYTVVSVDLPDESVRHLSNLGLKVGASLKVVSKTPTSAIVMLKSSRLAFDQSILNHIDVTEEEGELETLPLSELKVGEFAYVDGIYAINEAKRRLMDMGLTRHTKVYLRKVAPLGDPIEISLRGYELTLRKSEAQMISVVKVDSEEKK; encoded by the coding sequence TTGATTTTGCAAAATGCTAAAGTTGATATTCCTTACACAGTCGTTAGTGTTGATTTGCCTGATGAAAGTGTTCGACATTTATCAAACTTAGGGTTAAAAGTTGGTGCTTCGTTAAAAGTCGTTTCAAAAACGCCAACCAGTGCAATTGTCATGCTTAAATCAAGCCGTTTGGCATTTGATCAGTCAATTTTAAATCATATTGATGTTACTGAAGAAGAAGGAGAACTTGAAACTTTGCCCCTTTCAGAGTTGAAAGTTGGAGAATTTGCTTATGTGGATGGTATTTATGCTATTAATGAAGCAAAACGTCGTCTTATGGATATGGGCTTAACACGCCATACCAAAGTTTACCTTCGTAAAGTAGCGCCATTAGGAGACCCTATCGAAATTAGTTTACGTGGTTACGAGTTAACCTTACGCAAATCAGAAGCGCAGATGATTAGTGTTGTAAAAGTAGATAGTGAGGAGAAAAAATGA